One genomic region from Mycoplasmopsis columbina encodes:
- the map gene encoding type I methionyl aminopeptidase, which produces MIKIKSENEIAKITKSCQILAEVKQIIWDFIRPGVSLKEIDSIAFNEIVKRGAEPAFKGLYGFPATACISVNEELIHGIPGNYVLKEGDLISVDLGCIYQGYNSDSAFTKGVGKIAKEDQKLIDVAIAAFNAGVKAIKPGARVGDISYAIGQVIKKNNLYTPMEYCGHGIGKELHEDPMVYNDGVPHTGPLLRDGMVICIEPMILQKNARVKVKKDKWTVVSASGLKSAHYEHTVLIKDGQGVILTKGI; this is translated from the coding sequence ATGATTAAGATTAAAAGCGAAAATGAAATAGCCAAAATCACTAAGAGTTGTCAAATCCTGGCAGAAGTCAAGCAAATTATTTGAGACTTTATAAGACCAGGCGTCTCATTAAAAGAAATAGATTCAATCGCTTTTAATGAAATAGTAAAAAGAGGTGCAGAACCCGCATTTAAGGGTCTCTATGGCTTTCCAGCCACAGCATGCATCTCAGTAAATGAAGAATTGATTCATGGTATCCCTGGAAATTATGTTCTTAAAGAAGGTGATTTAATCAGTGTTGACTTAGGTTGCATTTATCAAGGATACAATAGTGATAGTGCTTTCACCAAAGGTGTTGGCAAAATTGCAAAAGAAGACCAAAAATTAATTGATGTAGCAATTGCTGCTTTTAATGCTGGTGTTAAAGCAATTAAACCAGGAGCAAGAGTAGGAGATATAAGTTACGCAATTGGTCAAGTTATTAAAAAAAATAATCTTTATACCCCGATGGAATACTGTGGACATGGTATTGGCAAAGAATTGCATGAAGACCCCATGGTATACAATGATGGTGTTCCGCACACTGGACCACTTTTGAGAGATGGAATGGTTATTTGTATAGAACCAATGATATTGCAAAAAAACGCACGTGTGAAAGTGAAAAAAGATAAATGAACCGTTGTTAGCGCTAGCGGTTTAAAGTCTGCTCATTATGAACATACTGTTTTAATCAAAGATGGTCAGGGTGTAATATTGACGAAAGGAATTTAA
- the infA gene encoding translation initiation factor IF-1 gives MAKDAIKLKAVVKEAYSMDEYKVELENGTEIRAHISGKMRVNKIRILPGDTVDVEISPYDLTLGRITYRHK, from the coding sequence ATGGCAAAAGATGCTATTAAACTTAAAGCCGTTGTAAAAGAAGCATATTCAATGGACGAGTATAAAGTTGAACTAGAAAACGGCACAGAAATTAGAGCTCATATTTCAGGAAAAATGCGTGTAAATAAAATTCGTATTTTACCTGGTGATACAGTGGATGTAGAAATTAGTCCTTATGATTTAACATTAGGACGTATTACCTACAGACATAAATAA
- the rpmJ gene encoding 50S ribosomal protein L36: MKVRASVKRMCKDCRIIKRKGIIRVICSLPKHKQRQG; encoded by the coding sequence ATGAAAGTTAGAGCTAGTGTTAAAAGAATGTGTAAAGATTGTCGTATTATCAAACGTAAAGGGATTATTAGAGTAATTTGCTCTTTACCAAAACACAAACAAAGACAAGGATAG
- the rpsM gene encoding 30S ribosomal protein S13: protein MARILNVEIPNNKRIVISLTYIKGIGRTSAQEICATAKVDENIRAKDLTEEQLSAIREAAKEYTTEGDLNREVTLNIKRLMEIKCYRGIRHRKGLPVRGQSTQKNARTRKGPRKTVAGKKGK from the coding sequence ATGGCCAGAATATTAAACGTTGAAATTCCAAACAATAAACGTATTGTTATTTCATTAACTTACATTAAAGGTATTGGTAGAACTTCAGCACAAGAAATTTGTGCAACAGCTAAAGTAGATGAAAATATTAGAGCTAAAGATCTTACTGAAGAACAATTAAGTGCAATTCGTGAAGCAGCTAAAGAATACACTACAGAAGGTGACTTAAATAGAGAAGTTACCTTAAACATTAAGCGTTTAATGGAAATTAAATGCTACCGTGGTATTAGACACCGTAAAGGATTACCTGTTAGAGGTCAAAGCACACAGAAAAATGCTAGAACACGTAAAGGTCCTAGAAAAACTGTTGCTGGTAAAAAAGGTAAATAG
- the rpsK gene encoding 30S ribosomal protein S11 gives MAKKAKKKNITTGIAHIHSTNQNTIITFTDEAGNVIAWSSSGAIGYKGSKKKTPYAASLAAQAASEAAKEHGVKSVKVRLKGLGAGKDSARKQIEVSGITVTEIKDVTPVPHNGTRPPKRVLKREKQR, from the coding sequence ATGGCAAAAAAAGCTAAAAAGAAAAATATAACAACAGGTATTGCTCACATTCACTCAACTAACCAAAATACCATTATTACCTTTACAGACGAAGCTGGAAATGTTATTGCATGAAGTTCATCAGGTGCTATTGGTTACAAAGGTTCTAAGAAAAAAACTCCATATGCAGCTTCATTAGCAGCGCAAGCAGCTTCAGAAGCAGCTAAAGAACATGGCGTAAAAAGTGTTAAAGTAAGACTTAAAGGTTTAGGTGCAGGAAAAGATTCAGCACGTAAACAAATCGAAGTTTCAGGTATCACAGTAACAGAAATTAAAGATGTTACACCAGTTCCACACAACGGAACAAGGCCTCCTAAACGTGTTCTTAAACGTGAAAAACAAAGATAA
- a CDS encoding DNA-directed RNA polymerase subunit alpha, producing the protein MEKMSKLAYEQIQSSNQNINKTTFSLKPLERGFANTLGVPLRRVLLSSITGLGLFAVKIDGVEHEFQTIPGVEEDVVRLILNLQKIKFQYDPNLVSDDDIIKVTLKPDTTAEITSRFLEVKNSNIEIINKTEHIATVNKANALHLEMYLRPGRGFVSAEDNKKILNNNSLMSKVNSDIKRGIFIATDSNFSPIEKVNYEVLQLNTSSLKIEEELKFHLETNGTIEPKLAIQQACEILVAHFKLIGNVDEMKLDIFAEDKEIEVKEEDNDIDISQLQLSVRSTNALRRIGKTKLSEIADMTLEELEQVKNLGKKSIEEIIAMLAENGRQLKKGEE; encoded by the coding sequence ATGGAAAAAATGAGTAAATTGGCTTATGAACAAATTCAAAGTTCAAACCAAAACATTAACAAAACCACTTTTAGCCTCAAACCGCTTGAAAGAGGTTTTGCTAATACATTAGGAGTTCCATTACGTAGAGTTTTATTATCAAGCATCACTGGATTAGGCTTATTTGCAGTTAAAATCGATGGTGTTGAACATGAATTCCAAACCATTCCAGGTGTGGAAGAAGATGTTGTAAGATTAATTTTAAACCTACAAAAAATTAAATTCCAATATGACCCAAACTTAGTTTCAGATGATGACATTATTAAAGTAACTTTAAAACCAGATACTACAGCAGAAATTACTTCACGTTTCTTAGAAGTAAAAAATTCTAACATTGAAATCATCAACAAAACAGAACATATTGCCACTGTAAATAAAGCAAATGCCTTACACTTAGAAATGTATCTTCGTCCAGGTAGAGGTTTTGTTTCAGCTGAAGACAATAAAAAAATTCTTAACAATAATTCATTAATGTCAAAAGTAAATAGTGACATTAAAAGAGGTATTTTTATCGCAACAGATTCAAACTTCTCACCAATTGAAAAAGTAAATTATGAAGTTTTACAATTAAACACTTCAAGTTTAAAAATTGAAGAAGAATTAAAATTCCATTTAGAAACTAACGGAACTATTGAACCTAAACTTGCAATTCAACAAGCTTGTGAAATTTTAGTAGCTCACTTTAAATTAATTGGAAATGTTGATGAGATGAAATTAGACATTTTTGCAGAAGATAAAGAAATTGAAGTAAAAGAAGAAGATAATGACATCGATATTAGTCAGTTACAATTATCAGTGCGTTCAACTAATGCTCTTAGAAGAATTGGCAAAACTAAATTATCTGAAATTGCTGATATGACACTTGAAGAACTTGAACAAGTTAAAAACTTGGGTAAAAAATCAATTGAGGAAATTATCGCTATGTTAGCCGAAAACGGCCGTCAACTTAAAAAAGGAGAAGAATAA
- the rplQ gene encoding 50S ribosomal protein L17, with protein sequence MANPTQIYSRDTKWRKGVMRTLVSELLTHGRITTTLTRAKELRRHVEKMITKAKNPTLANRRLVAAFLRPTLVNEKDTLLKHLFDEIAPRYKERNGGYTRIYKLVSRRGDNTRMAIIELV encoded by the coding sequence ATGGCAAATCCAACCCAAATTTACAGCCGTGATACTAAATGAAGAAAAGGAGTAATGCGTACTTTAGTGAGTGAATTATTAACTCACGGACGTATTACAACCACTTTAACTCGTGCTAAAGAATTACGTCGTCATGTGGAAAAAATGATTACCAAAGCCAAAAACCCAACTTTAGCAAATCGTCGTCTTGTTGCTGCCTTTCTTCGTCCAACTTTAGTTAATGAAAAAGACACTCTTTTAAAACATTTATTTGATGAAATTGCTCCACGTTACAAAGAAAGAAACGGTGGATACACTCGTATTTACAAACTTGTTTCTCGTCGTGGTGACAATACCAGAATGGCAATTATTGAATTAGTTTAA
- a CDS encoding energy-coupling factor transporter ATPase → MITVKDLVFKYPEAKKNAIDGINLTIQKGQYVAILGHNGSGKSTFSKLLVALYKPLSGSIEIDGITMEYSTIKQIRKKIGIIFQNPDNQFIGASVEDDIAFGLENAQVPQKEMKPIIDSLAEKVGMTEYLTREPQLLSGGQKQRVAIASVLALDPEIIIFDEVTSMLDPKGKRQILETIREIQTKRSKTLISITHDMDEAIQADLCIVFAHGQIIAQGSPAEILRNKEIIEEAKIDSPFIYKLSEKIKGIKPTYDERELLDELCR, encoded by the coding sequence ATGATAACAGTTAAAGATTTAGTTTTCAAATATCCTGAAGCCAAAAAAAATGCTATTGATGGAATTAATTTGACAATTCAAAAAGGCCAATATGTTGCTATCTTAGGTCACAATGGTTCTGGAAAAAGTACATTTTCAAAACTTTTGGTTGCACTTTATAAACCACTATCTGGTTCAATAGAAATAGATGGCATCACAATGGAATATTCAACAATTAAACAGATTCGTAAAAAAATTGGAATTATTTTTCAAAATCCTGATAACCAATTTATTGGTGCAAGTGTTGAAGACGACATTGCTTTTGGCTTAGAGAATGCCCAAGTTCCACAAAAAGAGATGAAACCTATTATTGATTCTCTGGCTGAAAAAGTTGGGATGACAGAATATTTGACTAGAGAACCACAATTACTTTCCGGAGGACAAAAACAGAGAGTTGCGATTGCTTCAGTTCTTGCCTTAGATCCAGAAATTATTATTTTTGATGAAGTTACTTCAATGCTTGATCCCAAAGGGAAAAGACAAATTTTAGAAACTATTCGTGAAATTCAAACTAAACGTTCAAAAACTTTAATTTCAATTACTCATGACATGGATGAAGCTATTCAAGCTGATTTGTGTATTGTCTTTGCGCATGGACAAATTATTGCTCAAGGTTCACCGGCAGAAATTTTAAGAAACAAAGAAATTATTGAAGAAGCTAAAATTGATTCACCATTTATTTATAAACTAAGTGAAAAAATTAAAGGAATTAAACCAACTTATGATGAAAGGGAGTTATTAGACGAATTATGCAGATAA
- a CDS encoding energy-coupling factor transporter ATPase, producing MQIIVKDLVHTFLRKTPVEHQALKKVNVTINQGEYVGIIGQTGSGKTTFIEHLNALLIPTEGEITWVYDKELQKTKKQLKQNKNTSSSIEHVVYTLKKTWRKKVKKAKELRQRIGVVFQFAEYQLFEDTIEKDIAFGPRSFGVSKSEAKERAKKYLNLVGLDDSFLQKSPFELSGGQKRRVALAGILAMEPDVIIADEPTAGLDPVGVKEILNIFNELNKAGKTVIIVTHDLDNVLEVSQRVLIFKSGQIVKDGPTYEVLKDTLFLKENYMEPPKLLDFVRKLELRGFQVPKVTSIDELASFLNNRKMIKGGN from the coding sequence ATGCAGATAATTGTAAAAGATTTAGTCCATACTTTTTTGCGTAAAACTCCTGTTGAACATCAGGCATTAAAAAAAGTTAATGTGACAATTAATCAAGGCGAATATGTAGGTATTATTGGTCAAACCGGTTCAGGAAAAACCACTTTTATAGAACACTTAAATGCCTTATTAATACCGACAGAAGGCGAAATCACTTGAGTTTATGATAAAGAATTACAAAAAACTAAAAAACAGTTAAAACAAAATAAAAACACTTCTTCTAGCATTGAGCATGTTGTTTATACATTAAAGAAAACTTGAAGAAAAAAAGTTAAAAAAGCAAAAGAATTAAGACAAAGAATTGGTGTTGTGTTTCAATTTGCTGAGTATCAGCTTTTTGAAGATACAATTGAAAAAGACATAGCCTTTGGTCCCCGTTCATTTGGCGTTTCAAAAAGTGAAGCTAAAGAAAGAGCAAAAAAATATTTAAATTTAGTTGGATTAGATGACTCTTTTTTACAAAAATCTCCTTTTGAACTTTCTGGTGGTCAAAAAAGAAGAGTTGCTTTAGCAGGAATTTTAGCAATGGAACCAGATGTCATTATTGCTGATGAACCCACAGCTGGATTAGATCCTGTGGGAGTAAAAGAAATTTTAAATATATTCAATGAATTGAATAAAGCTGGCAAAACTGTTATTATAGTAACGCATGATTTAGACAATGTTTTAGAAGTTAGTCAAAGAGTATTAATCTTTAAAAGTGGCCAAATCGTCAAAGATGGACCAACATATGAAGTGCTAAAAGACACACTATTTTTAAAAGAAAATTACATGGAACCACCAAAGTTATTAGATTTTGTTCGCAAATTAGAACTTCGTGGTTTTCAAGTACCAAAAGTTACATCAATTGATGAGCTAGCTAGTTTTTTAAACAATAGAAAAATGATAAAAGGAGGTAACTAA
- a CDS encoding energy-coupling factor transporter transmembrane component T family protein — MGSPIGRYMAINSFIHKLDSRLKLALNIVIIVLIFFSNYFLTTLIILIPLMIAYVIATKRIFSLVKLLKMPIFVGIIIFAVNIYTMKIDNLNGFQYSDSSFFTLKESVLQTVQNLWNSNDNTTYIYVWHRFNDSSYGITYPQLIRTLALMLRIYIMIMATSLFVSTTKPILLTKAIEDFLWPLKLLFIPTHILAMIISIALRFIPTLLEEAQRIVKAQASRGIDVKNGKITEKAKSITTLIIPLFVTSFAKAEDLANAMETRGYDPYAKRTRYRRLVWTWRDFLTLFIILGIMAFVIVSLHINFLPSWYKLTYSAF; from the coding sequence ATGGGATCTCCAATTGGTCGTTACATGGCTATTAACAGCTTTATTCACAAACTAGATTCAAGGTTGAAATTAGCTTTAAATATTGTAATAATTGTTTTGATATTCTTCTCAAATTACTTTCTAACCACATTAATTATCTTAATTCCTTTAATGATTGCTTATGTTATTGCAACAAAAAGAATTTTTAGTTTAGTAAAACTACTTAAAATGCCTATATTTGTTGGAATTATAATTTTTGCTGTAAATATTTATACGATGAAAATTGATAATTTAAACGGTTTTCAATATTCTGATTCAAGCTTTTTCACTTTAAAAGAGTCGGTACTTCAGACTGTGCAAAATCTTTGAAATTCTAATGATAATACAACCTACATTTATGTTTGACATAGATTTAATGATTCTTCTTATGGCATAACTTATCCACAATTAATTAGAACATTAGCTCTAATGTTAAGAATTTATATTATGATCATGGCAACTTCATTATTTGTGTCAACAACTAAGCCAATTTTACTTACTAAAGCAATCGAAGACTTTCTTTGACCATTAAAATTACTCTTTATTCCTACACATATTTTAGCTATGATTATTTCAATTGCCCTGCGTTTTATTCCAACATTATTAGAAGAAGCGCAAAGAATTGTTAAAGCACAAGCTAGCCGGGGAATTGATGTAAAAAATGGAAAAATAACAGAAAAAGCTAAATCAATAACTACTTTGATTATTCCTCTTTTCGTTACTTCATTTGCCAAAGCTGAAGATTTAGCTAATGCAATGGAAACAAGAGGATATGATCCGTATGCTAAGAGAACAAGATATCGTCGTTTAGTTTGAACTTGAAGAGATTTTTTAACTCTATTTATTATTCTAGGAATTATGGCATTTGTAATTGTTAGTTTACATATAAACTTTTTACCAAGTTGATACAAACTAACTTATTCTGCTTTTTAA
- the gltX gene encoding glutamate--tRNA ligase gives MKKIRTRYAPSPTGYLHIGGARTALFCYLFAKHFQGDFIFRLEDTDVKREVVGGEKSQLDNLAWLGIIPDESPLKPNEKYGKYRQSEKLERYAAIAKDLVNKGFAYKAYDNAQELEAQKAESDAKGIPSFRYDRNWLKISQEEKQRRDLAGEYSIRFIMPKDVTYTWNDIVRGEISFKSDDIGDWVIQKSDGYPTYNFAVVVDDYDMQISHVLRGEEHITNTPKQLAIYNALGWEHPEYGHLTIITNMEGKKLSKRDTSLKQFIEDYRNEGYAPEGIFNFLTLLGWTDSQAREVLNHEELIAAFDPQRFSKSPSKFDIQKMQWFSKQYLKAKSSDELIELLNLENSEWMHLFINTFKENVYTTSQLLANLNTYQNPLQTKPELNAEQLEVVKIFAQELENVEFKVENIQETINKTALLTGKKGKNLFMPIRLATTFVEHGPELAKAIYLFGADIVKERLNLWK, from the coding sequence ATGAAAAAGATTAGAACTCGTTATGCACCAAGTCCAACAGGATATTTACACATTGGTGGTGCAAGAACAGCACTTTTTTGCTACTTATTTGCCAAGCACTTTCAAGGTGATTTCATTTTTCGTCTAGAAGATACTGATGTTAAAAGAGAAGTTGTCGGTGGAGAAAAAAGTCAATTAGATAATTTAGCTTGATTGGGAATTATTCCAGATGAAAGCCCACTCAAACCTAATGAAAAATATGGTAAGTATCGTCAAAGTGAAAAATTAGAACGCTACGCTGCTATTGCCAAAGACCTTGTAAATAAGGGCTTTGCGTATAAAGCTTATGATAATGCTCAAGAACTTGAAGCTCAAAAAGCTGAAAGTGACGCTAAAGGTATTCCATCATTTAGATATGATCGCAATTGATTAAAAATTAGTCAAGAAGAAAAACAACGTAGAGATCTTGCTGGTGAATATTCAATTCGTTTTATTATGCCTAAAGATGTTACATATACTTGAAATGATATTGTTCGTGGAGAAATTAGTTTCAAAAGCGATGATATTGGTGATTGAGTTATTCAAAAAAGTGATGGTTATCCAACATATAATTTTGCAGTTGTTGTAGATGATTATGATATGCAAATTTCACACGTTTTAAGAGGTGAAGAACACATTACAAATACTCCAAAACAGTTAGCTATTTATAACGCATTAGGTTGAGAACATCCAGAATACGGACATTTAACTATTATCACTAACATGGAAGGGAAAAAACTTTCAAAACGTGACACATCTTTAAAACAATTTATTGAAGATTATCGTAATGAAGGTTATGCTCCAGAAGGTATTTTCAACTTTTTAACTTTATTAGGATGAACTGATTCGCAAGCTAGAGAAGTTTTAAATCATGAAGAATTAATTGCTGCTTTTGATCCACAAAGATTTAGTAAAAGTCCATCAAAATTTGATATTCAAAAAATGCAATGATTTTCAAAACAATATTTAAAAGCTAAAAGTAGTGATGAACTTATTGAACTTTTAAACTTAGAAAATTCTGAATGAATGCATCTTTTCATTAATACTTTTAAAGAAAACGTGTATACCACTTCACAACTTCTTGCTAATTTAAATACCTATCAAAATCCTTTGCAAACTAAACCTGAATTAAATGCTGAACAATTAGAAGTAGTTAAAATTTTTGCTCAAGAACTAGAAAACGTTGAATTTAAAGTTGAAAATATACAAGAAACAATAAACAAAACAGCCTTATTGACAGGCAAAAAAGGTAAAAATTTATTTATGCCAATTAGATTAGCAACAACCTTTGTTGAACATGGACCTGAATTAGCAAAAGCGATTTACCTTTTTGGTGCAGACATAGTAAAAGAAAGATTGAACTTATGAAAATAA
- the gyrA gene encoding DNA gyrase subunit A, whose translation MQYLSDLDDKEKEQMENQNSNVETETEDEYAPDEELFRAFKPAQTKVEEDDEEDENIPQNKPEYVVQSQILNEPTKGIDIRAIQKEMKTSFLEYSMSVIVSRALPDARDGLKPVHRRILYDMSELNITHNSQHRKSARIVGDVLGKYHPHGDSSVYEAMVRMAQDFSMRYPLVDGHGNFGSIDGDEPAAMRYTEARMSKLAGEMLEGIKKDTVDFVDNYDASEVEPSVLPARFPNLLVSGGSGIAVGMATSIPPHNLGETIDATIALARNPEISIEDLMKYLPGPDFPTGATILGTTGIKSAYETGKGSITVRSVARVEEFANGKSKIIVTEIPYEVKKTAIVEKIAELVKNKVIEGIADLRDESSREGIRIVIDVKKNHNPHVLLNKLYRQTNLQTNYNANLVALVNGEPKLLNLKQALEVYLNHYETVETRRLQFDLNKALERLHILEGLKIAVENIDEVIAIIKKSKTDAEAQSNLSKRFALSEKQTKAIVDMRLGRLTGLAIENMNAEIAELNIEIAQIQKLLSDRSELLELIIQQLLQTKEKYSDKRRSIINMSAQGTISDEDLIPRKDIVITTSTKGFVKRMDLEEYKTQKRGGVGSSTMKTYEDDDIASIVNTNTHIDLLLFSNLAKVYRIRAHEIPDLSRQSKGVAFVNIVPSLNVKDGEKIISILPVDKYEEEKYLFTATKNGIIKKTRLSEYERINANGKLAFNLHEGDELIRASILSDNELVLLANNEERVIKFESSDFRPISRTATGVKGISLDNKQSVVSASSSAEGEFILTVGSQGYGKVTHESLFRLVKRGGKGVKGINSNLAGNLVFARFVNLQDELLIITNSGLTIRSSILDLSVSGRSAKGVKLIDLKKNDYIQAIEIIKIDENTDPEAYAQAQQRFNEIKEKLSLESE comes from the coding sequence ATGCAATATCTTAGTGATTTAGATGATAAAGAAAAAGAACAAATGGAAAATCAAAATTCTAATGTTGAAACAGAAACAGAGGACGAATACGCACCAGATGAAGAACTTTTTAGAGCTTTTAAACCAGCACAAACAAAAGTTGAAGAAGATGATGAAGAAGATGAAAATATTCCTCAAAATAAACCTGAATATGTTGTTCAATCACAAATTTTAAATGAACCAACAAAGGGAATTGATATTCGTGCTATTCAAAAAGAAATGAAAACTTCTTTTCTTGAATACTCAATGAGTGTTATTGTTTCACGTGCTTTGCCAGATGCAAGAGACGGATTAAAACCAGTACATAGAAGAATTCTTTATGATATGAGTGAATTAAATATTACTCATAATTCACAACATAGAAAAAGCGCAAGAATCGTTGGAGATGTTTTAGGAAAATATCATCCACATGGTGATTCTTCTGTTTATGAAGCTATGGTTAGAATGGCGCAAGATTTTTCTATGCGTTATCCACTTGTTGATGGACATGGAAACTTTGGTTCTATCGATGGCGATGAACCTGCTGCGATGCGTTATACTGAAGCAAGAATGTCAAAGTTAGCGGGAGAAATGCTAGAAGGTATCAAAAAAGATACAGTTGATTTTGTTGATAATTATGATGCTAGTGAAGTTGAACCTTCAGTTTTACCAGCACGTTTTCCAAATTTACTTGTTTCAGGTGGTTCAGGAATTGCTGTTGGTATGGCAACATCTATTCCACCTCACAATTTAGGAGAAACAATTGATGCAACAATTGCTCTAGCAAGAAATCCAGAAATAAGTATTGAAGATTTAATGAAATATTTACCAGGGCCTGATTTTCCAACTGGTGCAACAATTTTAGGTACTACTGGTATTAAAAGCGCTTATGAAACAGGAAAAGGCTCAATTACAGTTAGATCTGTTGCAAGAGTTGAAGAATTCGCAAATGGTAAAAGTAAAATTATTGTTACCGAGATTCCTTATGAAGTTAAAAAGACAGCAATTGTTGAAAAAATCGCCGAATTAGTAAAAAACAAAGTCATTGAAGGTATTGCCGATTTAAGAGATGAATCATCAAGAGAAGGTATAAGAATTGTAATTGATGTTAAGAAAAATCACAATCCACATGTACTTTTAAACAAACTTTATCGTCAAACTAATTTACAAACAAATTACAATGCTAATTTAGTTGCTTTAGTTAATGGTGAACCAAAATTATTAAATCTAAAACAAGCCTTAGAAGTTTACTTAAATCACTATGAAACAGTAGAAACAAGAAGATTGCAATTTGATTTGAATAAAGCTTTAGAAAGATTACACATCCTTGAGGGGTTAAAAATAGCAGTTGAAAATATTGATGAAGTAATTGCTATTATTAAAAAATCCAAAACTGATGCTGAAGCTCAAAGCAATCTTTCAAAAAGATTTGCCCTAAGTGAAAAACAAACAAAAGCAATTGTTGACATGCGTCTAGGGCGTTTGACCGGTTTAGCAATTGAAAACATGAATGCTGAAATTGCCGAATTAAACATTGAAATAGCACAAATTCAAAAATTATTAAGTGATAGAAGTGAATTATTAGAGTTAATTATTCAACAACTTCTACAAACTAAAGAAAAATACTCAGATAAGAGAAGAAGTATTATTAACATGAGTGCACAAGGCACTATAAGTGACGAAGATTTAATTCCACGAAAAGATATTGTTATTACAACATCAACAAAAGGCTTTGTAAAAAGAATGGATCTTGAAGAATATAAAACTCAAAAAAGAGGTGGTGTAGGTTCAAGTACCATGAAAACTTATGAAGATGATGATATTGCATCAATAGTTAATACTAATACTCATATTGACTTATTGTTATTTTCAAATTTAGCAAAAGTTTATAGAATAAGAGCCCATGAGATTCCTGATTTATCTCGTCAATCTAAAGGCGTGGCTTTTGTAAATATTGTTCCATCTTTAAATGTTAAAGATGGTGAAAAAATTATTTCAATTTTACCTGTAGATAAGTATGAAGAGGAAAAATACTTATTTACCGCAACAAAAAATGGAATTATTAAAAAAACTAGACTTTCAGAATATGAAAGAATTAATGCTAATGGTAAATTAGCATTTAATCTTCATGAAGGTGATGAATTAATTAGAGCTTCTATTTTAAGTGATAATGAACTAGTTCTTCTAGCTAATAATGAAGAAAGAGTTATAAAATTTGAATCATCAGATTTTAGACCAATTAGCAGAACAGCAACGGGGGTTAAGGGAATAAGTCTTGACAATAAACAGAGTGTTGTATCAGCTTCTTCATCAGCAGAAGGTGAATTTATCTTAACAGTTGGTTCTCAGGGTTATGGTAAAGTCACACATGAATCACTTTTTAGATTAGTTAAACGTGGTGGGAAAGGTGTTAAAGGAATTAATTCTAACTTAGCAGGTAATCTTGTTTTTGCAAGATTTGTAAATTTACAAGATGAATTATTAATTATTACAAACAGCGGTTTAACTATTAGATCAAGTATTTTAGACTTAAGTGTCTCAGGAAGAAGTGCTAAAGGTGTTAAATTAATTGACTTGAAAAAAAATGATTATATACAAGCTATAGAAATAATTAAAATTGATGAAAATACTGACCCTGAAGCATATGCACAAGCACAACAACGTTTTAACGAAATAAAAGAAAAATTGAGTCTTGAAAGTGAATAA